TCAGGGAGAGGGGCGAATAGGTGAGGGTAGTCAGAGTGAAAAGGTGGTGTAAGAGACCACCGGCGCGCGCAGTAATGCGTGCGGCCAGGTAACCCCCGCCGGGAGCAAGGCCAAGCAGGGACGATTTCGTCTGTGGACGATGGGAGGCTGCTCGTCTCCTTACGCGCCCTTCCCTCCTGTGGGTTGGGTCAGTCCCGGGTAGGCTGCACCGAGCGGAGCGGAGACGCTTCGCCCAGAGAGATGATTGCACAGTGGCGTTTACGCCACGGACAGAATGCGGCTTATAGACCGGCCTGGAGCGCTTATTGGTATGAAATATCCGCGATTATCCGCCATCGTTCAGGACTTGCTTGCCCGGAGCGCACAACGGGAATCCATAAAACTCGCAGTAGGGGAACTTATCCTGGAAGAATCCCAACTCTACAAAGAATGGACTGATCTGACCTCGTCCACTTTCCTTGCTGGTACAAAATTGAATATCCGCGCCGTCCCTGCTGAACAGCAATGCATGTGGTGTTTTTTTGTCTATCGACCCGCCGGCGGTGGAACAACGTGTCCGCAATGCGGGAGTGTGGGCGCGAAAATCCTGCATGGAGAGGAATTCTATCTTGAAGAGAAATAAGAGGATGAGACTCGTTATCCTGGCAGTGACGATTTCATTGCTGATCATGCTTGCCTGTACCGTGCCCTCCGCGTCAACCCCGACCCCGGACCTGTTTGCCACATTGTCCGCTTCGACTCCGCTGGCTGTTGACTCGACTCTACAACCTGCTGCAAACGGTGAGCCGACCGGGAAGATCGTTTTTGTATGCCAGATGTTTAAAACGCAGGCGACGAATCAGATTTGCGTAATCAATGCCGACGGTTCCGGTTTTCGACGATTGACAACCGATAATAACCGTCAGAATTACTATCCGTCGCTTTCGCCGGACGGTAACAGCGTCGTCTATGCCGCATTCCGCGAGCCGAACATTTATGAGATCCATGAAATGAATCTGACGGGCGGCGAGGCAAAGCAACTCACCGACCGCCTCGGAAATGTGAACGGACCGGAGATCTCACCAGATGGAGATTTGATCGCATTTAAACTTTCCACAGCGAACACAAATCAGATCTGGTTGATGAGCCGCGACGGGACAAATCCTCATCCCTTGCCCAATGCCTCCGGCTGGGACCCGACCTGGTCGCCTGACGGCGCATACGTTTTGTTTGCTTCCGATATGCAGGGCGCGGTTCAACTTTACAGGATCAAGTCTGACGGGAGTGAACTGCTAAAGGTCAGCAACCTGCCTGCGATCCGCGGAAGAAGCGATTGGTCCCCCGATGGGTCGTTTATCGTCACGTATTCCGGCCAACCTTGGAACCGGGACGTTTACATCATGAACGCAGATGGGTCGAATTCCCGAATGTTGACTCCGACGGGCGGTAATTCGCAGGGACCGTCCATTTCGCCGGATGGACAATGGGTGGCGTTCACATCATATTTCGATCACTTCGGTGACATACATGGCTGCGAAATTTACGTCATCCGCGTGGATGGCACCGACCTTCGCCGCCTGACCAATAATGATTATTGTGATTATCAACCCCGCTGGGGACCATAACGTAGGCAGCGCCTTCTTGCGTTGCCGGGCTATACTCGAACAGTTGCGTTGGAGACCGCAACCTACACATTAGCAAAGGAGAATCGAATGGACATTAAAGGTAGAGTTGTAATTGTGACAGGCGCATCATCGGGTATCGGTGAAGCCACTGCTCGCGAGTTTGCGCGCGAGGGCGCGAAAGTGGTGCTCGCCGCGCGCCGTGTGGATAAACTCGAGTCGCTTGCAAAGGAGATCGATGCGATGGGGACAGGCGCGCAGGCTCATGTCGTTCAAGCCGATCTTGCCAAACTGGACGATATTCAAAAACTTGTCGATGAGACCGTTCAGGTGTTCGGGCACATCGATGTTTTGGTCAACAACGCCGGTTTTGGTCGGCTGGATTG
This portion of the Anaerolineales bacterium genome encodes:
- a CDS encoding hydrogenase maturation nickel metallochaperone HypA; its protein translation is MKYPRLSAIVQDLLARSAQRESIKLAVGELILEESQLYKEWTDLTSSTFLAGTKLNIRAVPAEQQCMWCFFVYRPAGGGTTCPQCGSVGAKILHGEEFYLEEK
- a CDS encoding PD40 domain-containing protein, encoding MRLVILAVTISLLIMLACTVPSASTPTPDLFATLSASTPLAVDSTLQPAANGEPTGKIVFVCQMFKTQATNQICVINADGSGFRRLTTDNNRQNYYPSLSPDGNSVVYAAFREPNIYEIHEMNLTGGEAKQLTDRLGNVNGPEISPDGDLIAFKLSTANTNQIWLMSRDGTNPHPLPNASGWDPTWSPDGAYVLFASDMQGAVQLYRIKSDGSELLKVSNLPAIRGRSDWSPDGSFIVTYSGQPWNRDVYIMNADGSNSRMLTPTGGNSQGPSISPDGQWVAFTSYFDHFGDIHGCEIYVIRVDGTDLRRLTNNDYCDYQPRWGP